The window CGCCAACGCGCGGTGCTTTTTTTTACTCTTTTTTTAATGCTATTTCGGCATTTACTTAAGCAATTTAACTTAATAAATACAAATATCTATAGATAAATACAAGTGTACCGAAAAAACTTTCAGTAAGATATTTAAGATAAATCTTGAAAATTATTCACTAAGTACTTAAAAAAATAAATTTATAAACAAAAGGCGTTGCATTGCAATGCAAAACACTGAATCATCTTGAAACCACATCTGGAAGAATTGCTAACAATTAATACCAAACGTAACAGAATATTTCAATGATTAGATTGAAAAATGATAAGTTTAAATTAATCAGAAAATAACTATAAATGTACTAATAAATGTACAATCAACTAATACAGCACTCAGTAAAATCAAAACACATTGAAATTTTGACTAAAAAGAAAATACTCATGGACCATTTTAGCGCTACCACATTTCGCCTCGCCTTCCCAGCGATAGACTCGTCAACACTATTTTTTGATAGTGCGGCCACGGCTCTGAAGCCTATTGCCATGATCAATGCATCAAATGACTATTATCGCTTGTCAGGCAGTTCCGTATACCGAGGTCAGTCACCTGAATCACTAAAATTAACACGTGATTATGAGCAGGGGCGAATTCGTGCCGCAAAATATATTCATGCTTCAAATGAAAAAAATATTATTTGGACACGCGGGACAACAGAATCAATTAATTTAATTGCACAAGGTTATTTTCGCTCAACATTACAACCTGACGATGAAATTATTGTTAGTGAAATAGAACATCATTCAAATTTATTACCATGGATTATGCTTTCGCAACAAACAGGTGCCAAAATTATAAAATGGCCAGTTGAAAAAAACCTGACGTTAAACCTTGATGTACTCAAATCTAAATTATCTGAAAAAACGAAAGTTATCGCTATCACACAAATGTCCAATGTAACTGGGTATCAACCAGATATACAGACAGTAACTCAACTTGCTCACCAAGTAGGAGCTCTCGTCGTTGTTGATGGTGCACAAGGTGTCGTTCATAGCCCTATTAATGTCAGTGAGCTGAATGTCGATTTCTATGTATTTTCAGCACATAAGTTATAT is drawn from Providencia huaxiensis and contains these coding sequences:
- the csdA gene encoding cysteine desulfurase CsdA, which produces MDHFSATTFRLAFPAIDSSTLFFDSAATALKPIAMINASNDYYRLSGSSVYRGQSPESLKLTRDYEQGRIRAAKYIHASNEKNIIWTRGTTESINLIAQGYFRSTLQPDDEIIVSEIEHHSNLLPWIMLSQQTGAKIIKWPVEKNLTLNLDVLKSKLSEKTKVIAITQMSNVTGYQPDIQTVTQLAHQVGALVVVDGAQGVVHSPINVSELNVDFYVFSAHKLYGPTGLGVCYAKTELLEQMTPWHGGGKMLTHVTFDNFTLAPIPQRFEAGTPNIAGVIAFSAVLEWLEEINLTLAETYTCSLTEYAAKKLSALPGFISYSVPHSPLLSFNFKDVHHSDLGALLTEQNIALRYGQHCTQPLMDALNISGCLRVSMMPYNNLQDVDKFIDAVTVSLSILNE